One Kineococcus aurantiacus genomic window carries:
- a CDS encoding ATP-binding protein, translating to MCEVTPTADLDLPADLTAARRAREFVRARWCPDHGGEVLETTLLVVSELAVNAVEHGAPPVRASLDCRDGVVHLEVSDGSPRQPRHLQPGPRAESGRGVGLVASVCSAWGVRVEDHGKTVWCDVPARVPA from the coding sequence GTGTGCGAGGTGACGCCGACGGCCGACCTCGACCTGCCCGCGGACCTGACGGCCGCGCGCCGGGCGAGGGAGTTCGTGCGCGCCCGGTGGTGCCCGGACCACGGCGGGGAGGTGCTGGAGACGACGCTGCTGGTGGTCTCCGAGCTGGCCGTCAACGCCGTCGAGCACGGCGCGCCGCCCGTGCGGGCCAGCCTGGACTGCCGTGACGGCGTCGTGCACCTGGAGGTCAGCGACGGCAGCCCGCGGCAGCCGCGGCACCTGCAGCCGGGGCCGCGCGCGGAGTCCGGGCGCGGGGTGGGGCTGGTCGCCTCGGTGTGCTCGGCGTGGGGCGTGCGCGTCGAGGACCACGGCAAGACGGTGTGGTGCGACGTGCCCGCGCGCGTCCCGGCCTGA
- a CDS encoding alcohol dehydrogenase catalytic domain-containing protein, translating into MPTTVKAYAATSATEPLTPFEVERRDVGPKDVAIAIEFAGICHSDIHTARSEWGPATYPVVVGHEIAGTVTEVGAEVTKFKVGDRVGVGCMVDSCGHCKNCLAGNEQFCLEGNVGTYNSVGKDGQPTHGGYSQAIVVTEGFVCSIPDGIALDVAAPLLCAGITTYSPLRHWGAGPGKNVAVVGMGGLGHMAVKIAAAMGAEVTVLSQSLKKQEDGLRLGASHYYATSDPDTFEQLKGSFDLIINTVSAQLDFDAYLSLLDVNGAFVNVGLPEDPVSLRMFSVVMGNRSFAGSNIGGIRETQEMLDFCAEHGIGSEVEVIPAEQVNEAYERVLASDVRYRFVIDTSTL; encoded by the coding sequence GTGCCCACCACCGTGAAGGCTTACGCCGCCACGTCCGCCACCGAACCGCTGACCCCCTTCGAGGTCGAGCGCCGCGACGTGGGGCCCAAGGACGTCGCGATCGCCATCGAGTTCGCCGGCATCTGCCACTCCGACATCCACACCGCCCGCTCCGAGTGGGGCCCGGCGACCTACCCCGTCGTCGTCGGCCACGAGATCGCCGGGACCGTCACCGAGGTCGGCGCCGAGGTGACCAAGTTCAAGGTCGGCGACCGCGTCGGCGTCGGCTGCATGGTCGACTCCTGCGGCCACTGCAAGAACTGCCTCGCCGGGAACGAGCAGTTCTGCCTCGAGGGCAACGTCGGCACCTACAACAGCGTCGGCAAGGACGGCCAGCCCACCCACGGCGGCTACTCGCAGGCCATCGTCGTGACCGAGGGCTTCGTCTGCAGCATCCCCGACGGCATCGCGCTCGACGTCGCCGCCCCGCTGCTGTGCGCCGGGATCACCACCTACTCCCCGCTGCGGCACTGGGGCGCCGGCCCCGGCAAGAACGTCGCCGTCGTCGGCATGGGCGGCCTGGGCCACATGGCCGTCAAGATCGCCGCCGCCATGGGCGCCGAGGTGACCGTCCTGTCGCAGTCGCTGAAGAAGCAGGAGGACGGGCTGCGCCTGGGCGCCTCGCACTACTACGCGACCTCCGACCCGGACACCTTCGAGCAGCTCAAGGGCTCGTTCGACCTGATCATCAACACGGTCAGCGCCCAGCTCGACTTCGACGCCTACCTGTCGCTGCTCGACGTCAACGGCGCGTTCGTCAACGTCGGCCTGCCCGAGGACCCGGTCTCGCTGCGCATGTTCTCCGTCGTCATGGGCAACCGCAGCTTCGCCGGCTCCAACATCGGCGGCATCCGCGAGACCCAGGAGATGCTGGACTTCTGCGCCGAGCACGGCATCGGCTCCGAGGTCGAGGTCATCCCGGCGGAGCAGGTCAACGAGGCGTACGAGCGCGTCCTGGCCTCCGACGTGCGGTACCGGTTCGTCATCGACACCTCGACCCTCTGA
- a CDS encoding NADPH-dependent F420 reductase, with the protein MRPGGRHRPPGRTVTGMDIGIVGAGHIGGNLTRAFTRLGHTVRVANSRDPGTLADLAEETGATAVHAADAARGAELVVVTIPQGRVPDLAPDLLDPLPDGSVVVDTGNYYPQRDGRLDDVEDGTPETVWTARHLDPRGRLHWVKAFNGIQAEHLLSAGRPAGDPGRRALPLAGDSAQAKQVVGGLVDQLGFDAVDAGTLAESWRQQPGTPVYGAEAGVEGITAALAAAAPERPAAFRG; encoded by the coding sequence GTGCGGCCGGGCGGGCGCCACCGCCCGCCCGGCCGTACCGTCACCGGCATGGACATCGGCATCGTCGGCGCCGGCCACATCGGCGGCAACCTCACGCGCGCGTTCACCCGGCTCGGCCACACCGTCCGGGTGGCCAACTCCCGCGACCCCGGGACGCTCGCCGACCTCGCCGAGGAGACCGGCGCCACCGCCGTCCACGCCGCCGACGCCGCCCGGGGCGCCGAGCTCGTCGTCGTGACGATCCCCCAGGGCCGGGTCCCGGACCTGGCGCCGGACCTGCTGGACCCCCTGCCCGACGGCTCCGTCGTCGTGGACACCGGCAACTACTACCCCCAGCGCGACGGCCGCCTCGACGACGTCGAGGACGGGACCCCCGAGACGGTGTGGACGGCCCGGCACCTCGACCCGCGCGGGCGGCTGCACTGGGTCAAGGCCTTCAACGGCATCCAGGCCGAGCACCTGCTCAGCGCCGGCCGTCCCGCCGGCGACCCCGGGCGCCGGGCGCTGCCGCTCGCCGGGGACTCCGCGCAGGCCAAGCAGGTCGTGGGCGGACTCGTGGACCAGCTCGGCTTCGACGCCGTCGACGCCGGGACCCTCGCGGAGTCGTGGCGGCAGCAGCCGGGCACGCCCGTGTACGGCGCGGAGGCCGGGGTGGAAGGCATCACCGCCGCCCTCGCCGCCGCCGCCCCCGAGCGGCCCGCCGCGTTCCGCGGCTGA
- a CDS encoding diacylglycerol kinase family protein, translating to MSELSRVVVVLNPNSTGDGPSNARALRDELDGVVPVELVETQHAGHAEELARDAVRADAGTLVVSASGDGGYHEVVNGVVDAGQGLAAVLPSGNANDHATAIQDRPLVEAIRAVVGGEPVTRIDLLEVSGAGRRRVAHSYVGVGISPVAAAALNEHDLDAVKESFLVVHAFWKYRPLTITHDGDDIQLDSLVFANIDRMAKYAQLADDSAPDDGRYETLLIPHRGKLRLLAEFARVLRGAHPVRSRSEPYEFRTHTPMPLQLDGEVFHVEAGSTVTVRCLPRALRTVL from the coding sequence GTGAGTGAGCTCAGCCGCGTCGTGGTCGTCCTGAACCCCAACAGCACCGGTGACGGGCCGTCGAACGCCCGCGCCCTGCGGGACGAGCTGGACGGCGTGGTGCCCGTGGAGCTCGTCGAGACCCAGCACGCCGGGCACGCCGAGGAGCTGGCCCGCGACGCGGTGCGGGCCGATGCGGGGACCCTCGTCGTCTCGGCCAGCGGCGACGGCGGCTACCACGAGGTGGTCAACGGGGTCGTCGACGCCGGGCAGGGCCTGGCGGCCGTCCTGCCCTCGGGCAACGCCAACGACCACGCGACCGCCATCCAGGACCGCCCGCTGGTCGAGGCGATCCGGGCGGTCGTGGGCGGCGAGCCCGTGACGCGCATCGACCTGCTGGAGGTCAGCGGCGCCGGGCGGCGCCGGGTCGCCCACTCCTACGTCGGTGTCGGGATCTCCCCCGTCGCGGCCGCGGCGCTCAACGAGCACGACCTGGACGCCGTGAAGGAGTCCTTCCTGGTCGTCCACGCGTTCTGGAAGTACCGGCCGCTGACGATCACCCACGACGGCGACGACATCCAGCTCGACAGCCTCGTGTTCGCCAACATCGACCGGATGGCGAAGTACGCGCAGCTGGCCGACGACTCCGCCCCCGACGACGGCCGGTACGAGACGCTGCTCATCCCGCACCGCGGCAAGCTGCGGCTGCTGGCCGAGTTCGCGCGCGTCCTGCGCGGGGCGCACCCGGTGCGGTCGCGCTCGGAGCCGTACGAGTTCCGCACCCACACCCCCATGCCGCTGCAGCTCGACGGCGAGGTGTTCCACGTCGAGGCGGGGTCGACGGTCACCGTCCGCTGCCTGCCCCGGGCCCTGCGCACCGTCCTGTGA
- a CDS encoding nucleotidyltransferase domain-containing protein: MDPRSVAARLVEVPGVVGVTLGGSRARGEHTPDSDTDLGVHYRPPLDVAALQALADELSDVPVVVTGPGGWGPWVDGGGWLRLDGHAVDWILRDVDRVRRSGQDALAGRFDWHFQVGHPLGFPGTTYAGELFHGVLLADPAGELAAARLTGFPPALRTAVVGRLDEARFLLGGAAKAVPRGDRAYVAACVFRVVLLCVHALHADAGRFVLNEKGAVAATARLPRAPRGFAERAQALFAAAPGAALDGAAELLDETCSVTGAPGHPSA; the protein is encoded by the coding sequence GTGGACCCGCGCAGCGTCGCCGCCCGGCTCGTCGAGGTCCCCGGCGTCGTCGGCGTCACCCTCGGCGGCAGCCGGGCCCGCGGCGAGCACACCCCCGACTCCGACACCGACCTCGGCGTCCACTACCGCCCGCCGCTGGACGTCGCCGCGCTGCAGGCGCTCGCCGACGAGCTGTCCGACGTCCCGGTCGTCGTGACCGGCCCGGGCGGCTGGGGGCCGTGGGTCGACGGCGGCGGCTGGCTGCGCCTGGACGGGCACGCCGTCGACTGGATCCTGCGGGACGTCGACCGCGTCCGGCGCAGCGGCCAGGACGCGCTCGCGGGCCGCTTCGACTGGCACTTCCAGGTCGGGCACCCGCTGGGGTTCCCGGGGACCACCTACGCCGGGGAGCTGTTCCACGGGGTGCTGCTCGCCGACCCGGCGGGTGAGCTGGCCGCGGCGCGGCTGACGGGGTTCCCGCCGGCGCTGCGGACCGCGGTCGTGGGGCGGCTCGACGAGGCGCGGTTCCTGCTCGGGGGCGCCGCCAAGGCCGTCCCCCGCGGCGACCGCGCGTACGTCGCGGCGTGCGTGTTCCGCGTCGTGCTGCTGTGCGTGCACGCCCTGCACGCCGACGCGGGCCGGTTCGTCCTCAACGAGAAGGGGGCGGTCGCCGCCACGGCCCGGCTGCCCCGCGCCCCGCGGGGGTTCGCCGAGCGCGCCCAGGCGCTGTTCGCCGCCGCGCCCGGGGCGGCCCTGGACGGGGCCGCGGAGCTGCTCGACGAGACGTGCTCGGTCACCGGGGCGCCCGGTCACCCGAGTGCTTGA
- a CDS encoding diguanylate cyclase domain-containing protein: MDRWKRWRDALRAPGRLGAHLGVLAAAVLVIGLVQLLVGRGSAPALLLFGASEAVTALIAAASLAWTARTQRGWSRSSRLLLAAACGSWGAGQVVFAVQDVLDVIDAATTWADVPFVGFSLLSVSAVLLHLWGRGRSHLGVGAVLDGLLLGTALLTAVWVLWLSGAVAAAPYSSGDLAVPLLYPVVDVVFLTVTLVQLVRLGTSRVGLLCLAAATAMAVADAVYVFDVLGPDGFRTGGLADFGWLLAFGLFAVGAHEAPNGSTPPRAPSPGSWGWVVPCAVMTPATALAAVRLWERTDRFVLITLLAMVLLVVLRQVIALDDHRRLLAVAEQQRGQLDVLAHVDPLTGLENRRRFLERTGEAVRRSLGTGVPVVVAFVDLDRFKAVNDTLGHAAGDELLREVAARLLGCVREADCAARWGGDEFAVLVTDPGADAGAVTDRLRAALVAPVRLGGDLVRATASIGAVREDPRQLLADLPGAPVDPVPAIVEALLAAADARMYVVKHSRRDPVAADR; the protein is encoded by the coding sequence GTGGATCGCTGGAAACGCTGGCGGGACGCGCTGAGGGCCCCGGGCCGCCTCGGCGCGCACCTCGGCGTGCTCGCGGCCGCCGTGCTCGTGATCGGCCTGGTCCAGCTCCTCGTCGGCCGCGGCAGCGCGCCGGCGCTGCTGCTGTTCGGGGCCTCCGAGGCCGTCACCGCCCTGATCGCCGCGGCCAGCCTCGCCTGGACGGCCCGCACCCAGCGCGGCTGGTCGCGCAGCAGCCGGTTGCTGCTGGCCGCCGCGTGCGGGTCCTGGGGCGCGGGGCAGGTCGTCTTCGCCGTGCAGGACGTCCTGGACGTCATCGACGCCGCCACCACCTGGGCCGACGTCCCCTTCGTCGGGTTCTCCCTGCTGTCCGTCAGCGCGGTCCTGCTGCACCTGTGGGGACGCGGCCGCTCCCACCTGGGCGTCGGCGCGGTCCTCGACGGCCTGCTGCTGGGCACCGCGCTGCTGACGGCGGTGTGGGTCCTCTGGCTCTCCGGGGCCGTCGCCGCCGCGCCGTACTCCTCCGGCGACCTGGCGGTGCCCCTGCTCTACCCCGTGGTCGACGTCGTGTTCCTCACCGTCACCCTCGTCCAGCTCGTGCGGCTGGGCACGAGCCGGGTCGGGCTGCTGTGCCTGGCCGCGGCCACCGCGATGGCCGTCGCCGACGCCGTGTACGTCTTCGACGTGCTCGGCCCCGACGGTTTCCGGACCGGCGGCCTGGCCGACTTCGGCTGGCTCCTCGCGTTCGGCCTCTTCGCGGTGGGCGCCCACGAGGCGCCGAACGGCTCCACGCCCCCGCGGGCGCCGTCGCCGGGGTCGTGGGGCTGGGTCGTGCCCTGCGCGGTGATGACGCCCGCCACGGCGCTGGCCGCCGTGCGGTTGTGGGAGCGCACCGACCGCTTCGTGCTGATCACCCTGCTCGCGATGGTGCTGCTCGTCGTGCTGCGGCAGGTCATCGCCCTCGACGACCACCGCCGGCTGCTGGCCGTCGCCGAGCAGCAGCGCGGTCAGCTCGACGTCCTGGCCCACGTCGACCCCCTCACCGGCCTGGAGAACCGCCGCCGCTTCCTGGAGCGCACCGGTGAGGCCGTCCGCCGGTCGCTGGGCACGGGGGTCCCCGTCGTCGTCGCCTTCGTCGACCTCGACCGGTTCAAGGCCGTCAACGACACCCTCGGCCACGCCGCGGGCGACGAGCTGCTGCGCGAGGTCGCCGCCCGGCTGCTGGGCTGCGTCCGCGAGGCCGACTGCGCCGCCCGCTGGGGCGGCGACGAGTTCGCGGTCCTGGTCACCGACCCCGGCGCGGACGCCGGCGCGGTCACCGACCGGCTGCGCGCCGCGCTCGTCGCTCCGGTCCGGCTGGGCGGGGACCTCGTGCGGGCCACGGCCAGCATCGGCGCCGTCCGCGAGGACCCCCGGCAGCTGCTGGCGGACCTGCCCGGCGCCCCGGTGGACCCGGTGCCCGCGATCGTCGAGGCGCTGCTGGCGGCGGCCGACGCCCGGATGTACGTCGTCAAGCACTCCCGCCGCGACCCCGTGGCCGCCGACCGCTGA
- a CDS encoding polyprenol monophosphomannose synthase — MPEALRCVVVLPTYDEAENIAGMLDRVLASPAAPDVLVVDDSSPDGTGALVEEVAARHPAGRVRLLTRTAKDGLGAAYRAGFAHVLATGDHDVVVQMDADGSHPVEALPRMLAEVAGGADLVLGARYVPGGALDDAWPWYRKALSRGANAYARVLLGAPVADLTGGYKAWRADLLRSLDLSQLTAAGYAFQIQTTLAALQRGATVREVPILFTERTHGTSKMSGAIIREAMLAVVRMRLHGPAGRR, encoded by the coding sequence TTGCCCGAAGCCCTCCGCTGCGTCGTCGTCCTGCCCACGTACGACGAGGCCGAGAACATCGCCGGGATGCTGGACCGGGTCCTCGCCTCCCCCGCGGCCCCCGACGTCCTCGTCGTGGACGACTCCTCCCCCGACGGGACGGGCGCCCTCGTCGAGGAGGTCGCCGCGCGCCACCCCGCGGGGCGGGTGCGGCTGCTGACGCGCACCGCCAAGGACGGCCTGGGCGCGGCGTACCGCGCCGGGTTCGCGCACGTCCTGGCCACCGGGGACCACGACGTGGTCGTGCAGATGGACGCCGACGGGTCCCACCCGGTGGAGGCGCTGCCCCGGATGCTCGCCGAGGTCGCCGGCGGCGCCGACCTGGTCCTGGGGGCCCGGTACGTGCCCGGCGGGGCCCTGGACGACGCCTGGCCCTGGTACCGCAAGGCCCTCTCGCGGGGGGCGAACGCGTACGCGCGGGTGCTGCTGGGCGCTCCCGTGGCCGACCTCACGGGCGGCTACAAGGCGTGGCGGGCGGACCTGCTGCGGTCACTGGACCTGTCGCAGCTGACGGCGGCCGGGTACGCGTTCCAGATCCAGACGACGCTGGCGGCGCTGCAGCGGGGCGCGACGGTGCGCGAGGTGCCGATCCTGTTCACCGAGCGGACGCACGGGACGTCGAAGATGAGCGGGGCGATCATCCGCGAGGCGATGCTCGCGGTCGTGCGGATGCGCCTGCACGGGCCCGCCGGCCGCCGCTGA
- a CDS encoding EAL domain-containing protein: MGQLLDLARDVFGTPVVALTRPTDTTDHHVELTSSALDPRATVRLLEATDFATAPAVDVPRPEGETDGRLVGVGEAPERLGSRQFEALHVVAALIAGVLHHRDRRRADRDDRLASLDALVAGSGRTTVVQPVVDLRTGRVVGAEALSRFTSPAGLARRPEQVFSDARSAGVGVELEQAAIASALPLLGRLPPGAYLSVNASPEALADPRSLDLLLSGRPDRLVVEVTEHAPVADYGALREATAHLRRHGARIAVDDAGAGFASLQHVLQLTPDIVKLDIAFVHGIDTDPARRAVARALVGFASELGSTVVAEGVEREGELTVLTELGVDCGQGYLLGRPTATPPWGAGPDDTTAIVLP, from the coding sequence GTGGGCCAGCTCCTGGACCTGGCCCGGGACGTCTTCGGGACGCCCGTGGTCGCGCTGACCCGCCCCACGGACACCACCGACCACCACGTGGAGCTGACCAGCAGCGCCCTGGACCCGCGCGCGACGGTCCGGCTGCTGGAGGCGACCGACTTCGCCACCGCCCCGGCGGTCGACGTCCCGCGCCCCGAGGGGGAGACCGACGGGCGGCTCGTGGGGGTCGGGGAGGCGCCCGAGCGGCTCGGCTCGCGCCAGTTCGAGGCCCTGCACGTGGTGGCCGCCCTCATCGCCGGGGTCCTGCACCACCGGGACCGCCGCCGCGCCGACCGCGACGACCGGCTGGCCTCCCTGGACGCGCTGGTCGCCGGGTCGGGCCGCACGACGGTCGTGCAGCCCGTCGTGGACCTGCGCACAGGGCGCGTCGTGGGCGCGGAGGCGCTGAGCCGCTTCACCAGCCCCGCGGGCCTGGCCCGCCGTCCCGAGCAGGTGTTCTCCGACGCCCGCTCGGCGGGGGTCGGCGTCGAGCTGGAGCAGGCGGCGATCGCCTCGGCCCTGCCCCTGCTGGGGCGGCTGCCGCCGGGGGCGTACCTGAGCGTCAACGCCTCCCCGGAGGCGCTCGCGGACCCCCGCAGCCTGGACCTGCTCCTGTCGGGCCGTCCGGACCGCCTCGTGGTGGAGGTCACCGAGCACGCCCCCGTCGCCGACTACGGCGCCCTGAGGGAGGCGACGGCGCACCTGCGCCGGCACGGCGCGCGGATCGCGGTCGACGACGCGGGGGCCGGTTTCGCCAGCCTCCAGCACGTCCTGCAGCTGACGCCGGACATCGTGAAGCTGGACATCGCGTTCGTCCACGGCATCGACACCGACCCCGCCCGCCGGGCCGTGGCGCGCGCCCTGGTGGGGTTCGCCTCCGAGCTGGGGTCGACGGTGGTCGCCGAGGGGGTCGAGCGCGAGGGGGAGCTGACGGTGCTCACCGAGCTGGGGGTGGACTGCGGCCAGGGGTACCTGCTGGGCCGGCCCACGGCCACCCCGCCCTGGGGCGCCGGGCCGGACGACACGACCGCGATCGTCCTGCCCTGA
- a CDS encoding chemotaxis protein CheX, whose translation MTELVEEFYDEPTDYVEDEALGQIVEAMWASYFAHTEFLLPSYEQHDIEGDILAASVTISGAKPGIVTVSVERPLAVPLAAALLQEDGELEDEDVYDSLGEVANIVGGNIKALVPDAGSLGLPVVSTAKPLHGASDRLAARLDANWQGQWLTFEVWLAGGSENGQG comes from the coding sequence ATGACCGAACTGGTCGAGGAGTTCTACGACGAACCCACCGACTACGTCGAGGACGAGGCCCTGGGCCAGATCGTCGAGGCGATGTGGGCGTCGTACTTCGCGCACACCGAGTTCCTGCTGCCCTCCTACGAGCAGCACGACATCGAGGGCGACATCCTCGCCGCCTCGGTGACGATCTCCGGCGCCAAGCCGGGCATCGTCACCGTCAGCGTCGAGCGTCCCCTCGCCGTGCCGCTGGCCGCCGCCCTCCTGCAGGAGGACGGCGAGCTGGAGGACGAGGACGTCTACGACTCCCTCGGTGAGGTCGCCAACATCGTCGGTGGCAACATCAAGGCCCTCGTCCCCGACGCCGGTTCCCTCGGGCTGCCCGTCGTGTCGACCGCCAAGCCGCTGCACGGCGCCTCCGACCGCCTCGCGGCGCGTCTGGACGCCAACTGGCAGGGCCAGTGGCTGACGTTCGAGGTGTGGCTGGCCGGCGGCTCCGAGAACGGGCAGGGGTGA
- a CDS encoding response regulator — protein MRALVVDDSRAMRKIIAGALRKLGYETVEAADGAEALKVLEAGPLPDLATVDWNMPVMDGLTFVTQVRANREYRALTLMMVTTEAEHGQIVRALAAGAHEYLIKPFTVESLEEKLSLLGLLPEGAQA, from the coding sequence ATGAGGGCTCTTGTTGTCGACGACTCCCGCGCCATGCGGAAGATCATCGCCGGTGCACTGCGGAAGCTCGGGTACGAGACGGTCGAGGCGGCCGACGGCGCCGAGGCGCTGAAGGTCCTCGAGGCGGGCCCGCTGCCCGACCTCGCGACGGTCGACTGGAACATGCCCGTGATGGACGGGCTGACGTTCGTCACCCAGGTCCGGGCGAACCGCGAGTACCGCGCCCTGACGCTGATGATGGTCACCACCGAGGCCGAGCACGGGCAGATCGTCCGCGCGCTGGCCGCCGGTGCGCACGAGTACCTGATCAAGCCCTTCACGGTCGAGTCCCTGGAGGAGAAGCTCTCCCTGCTCGGCCTGCTGCCGGAAGGAGCCCAGGCATGA
- a CDS encoding CheR family methyltransferase, producing the protein MALTPTAFDWVCTLVRKESAIVLEKGKEYLVESRLVPLARAAGASDVSAYVDGIRLRPDRRAQTAIVEALTTNETSWFRDGAPFQAFSTSVLPALKQARAATRSLRIWSAASSTGQEAYSLAISLQDSLVAEGWRAEIIGTDLSNEVLEKAKAGRYSQLEMNRGLPAPLLVRHFTRVGTQWQVNDNLKKMVRFQQLNLTSSYAALGQFDVVFLRNVLIYFDLETKRDILSRVRKVLRPGGYMFLGGAETTLGVDENWDRELIGRVSVHRPKNGGQA; encoded by the coding sequence ATGGCACTCACACCCACGGCCTTCGACTGGGTCTGCACCCTCGTGCGCAAGGAGAGTGCGATCGTCCTGGAGAAGGGCAAGGAGTACCTCGTCGAGTCGCGGCTCGTGCCGCTGGCCCGCGCCGCCGGTGCCAGCGACGTCTCCGCCTACGTCGACGGGATCCGGCTGCGCCCGGACCGGCGCGCGCAGACCGCCATCGTCGAGGCCCTGACGACGAACGAGACGTCGTGGTTCCGCGACGGGGCGCCGTTCCAGGCGTTCTCGACCTCGGTGCTGCCCGCCCTCAAGCAGGCGCGCGCCGCCACCCGTTCGCTGCGCATCTGGTCGGCGGCCTCGTCCACCGGCCAGGAGGCCTACAGCCTGGCCATCAGCCTGCAGGACAGCCTCGTCGCCGAGGGGTGGCGTGCCGAGATCATCGGGACCGACCTGTCGAACGAGGTCCTGGAGAAGGCCAAGGCGGGTCGCTACTCGCAGCTGGAGATGAACCGCGGCCTGCCGGCGCCCCTGCTGGTCCGGCACTTCACGCGGGTCGGGACCCAGTGGCAGGTGAACGACAACCTCAAGAAGATGGTGCGCTTCCAGCAGCTGAACCTCACCAGTTCGTACGCCGCCCTCGGGCAGTTCGACGTGGTGTTCCTGCGGAACGTGCTGATCTACTTCGACCTCGAGACCAAGCGGGACATCCTGTCCCGGGTCAGGAAGGTCCTCCGCCCCGGTGGATACATGTTCCTCGGGGGTGCAGAAACGACGCTGGGCGTCGATGAGAACTGGGACCGCGAACTCATCGGAAGGGTTTCGGTCCACCGTCCCAAGAACGGAGGTCAGGCATGA
- a CDS encoding chemotaxis response regulator protein-glutamate methylesterase encodes MGERIKVLTVDDSVVVRRLVTDVLASDPAIEVVGTAPNGKVALEKIAQLAPDAVTLDIEMPVMDGLETIKEIRKIDRKLPVIMFSTLTERGATATLEALSSGASDYVTKPANVGSVSESMESVRQQLIPKIKALVPGHAALAAPVRPAFAPGPAAPAAGSLAGSFAGSSAGRPRSGALKAPRALVVGSSTGGPEALSAVLAKLPASLGVPVLVTQHMPPVFTRLYAQRLDKSSALRVVEAADGDAVVPGTVYVAPGDFHMEVVRRGPQMAIKLNQGPAENFCRPAVDVMLRSAVAAYGGELLAVILTGMGSDGKLGCKAVAAAGGQVLAQDEATSVVWGMPGAVTREGIADEVLPLGSIADAIQRRLGPAGRAPLPPSAAPRSPALGTTRPTAPTSSTPARPPAFRPAAPAARPPQGRW; translated from the coding sequence GTGGGCGAGCGCATCAAGGTGCTCACCGTGGACGACTCCGTGGTCGTCCGGCGTCTGGTGACCGACGTCCTGGCGTCCGACCCGGCCATCGAGGTGGTCGGGACGGCCCCCAACGGCAAGGTGGCGCTGGAGAAGATCGCCCAGCTCGCCCCCGACGCGGTGACGCTGGACATCGAGATGCCCGTCATGGACGGCCTCGAGACCATCAAGGAGATCCGCAAGATCGACCGGAAGCTGCCGGTCATCATGTTCTCCACCCTCACCGAGCGCGGCGCGACCGCCACGCTGGAGGCCCTGTCCTCCGGCGCCTCCGACTACGTGACCAAACCGGCCAACGTCGGCAGCGTCAGCGAGTCGATGGAGTCGGTCCGCCAGCAGCTCATCCCCAAGATCAAGGCGCTGGTGCCCGGGCACGCGGCGCTCGCCGCCCCCGTGCGGCCGGCCTTCGCCCCCGGACCCGCCGCACCCGCCGCCGGGTCCCTCGCCGGGTCCTTCGCCGGGTCCTCCGCCGGGCGCCCGCGCAGCGGTGCCCTCAAGGCGCCGCGCGCCCTCGTCGTGGGCTCCTCCACGGGCGGGCCCGAAGCGCTGTCGGCGGTCCTGGCCAAGCTGCCCGCCTCCCTCGGGGTGCCGGTCCTGGTCACCCAGCACATGCCGCCCGTCTTCACCCGGCTGTACGCCCAGCGCCTGGACAAGTCCAGCGCCCTGCGCGTCGTCGAGGCCGCCGACGGCGACGCCGTCGTGCCCGGCACCGTCTACGTCGCCCCCGGCGACTTCCACATGGAGGTCGTCCGGCGCGGGCCGCAGATGGCGATCAAGTTGAACCAGGGACCTGCCGAGAACTTCTGCAGACCCGCCGTGGACGTCATGCTCCGCTCGGCCGTCGCGGCGTACGGCGGCGAACTGCTCGCCGTGATCCTCACCGGCATGGGGTCGGACGGGAAGCTCGGCTGCAAGGCCGTCGCGGCCGCCGGCGGCCAGGTCCTGGCGCAGGACGAGGCCACCTCGGTGGTCTGGGGGATGCCCGGGGCCGTCACCCGCGAAGGCATCGCCGACGAGGTCCTGCCCCTGGGCTCCATCGCCGACGCCATCCAGCGCCGGCTGGGCCCCGCGGGCCGCGCGCCGCTGCCCCCCAGCGCCGCGCCCCGCAGCCCGGCCCTCGGCACCACCCGCCCCACCGCACCCACCAGTTCCACGCCGGCCCGTCCGCCGGCGTTCCGTCCGGCCGCACCCGCGGCCCGTCCCCCCCAAGGCAGGTGGTGA